Genomic DNA from Gemmatimonadota bacterium:
AACAGGACCGGCGCGTCGTCGAAGGCCACCACGACGTTGACGCGCTGCTCCTCTACGCCGAGCGGTGAGACCTTCGTAAACGCGGACGGCTCGACGAGGTCGATGCGGCCGTACAGGGTGTCGGCGTCCGGGCCGGCGCTGATCAGCGCAGGAGCGCCTTCCGCCAGCAACGTGGCGTCCTCGGTGAGCACGTCCACGACCACCTCGAGAGCAGCCGGGTCGCCGATCTCCAGGATGGGCGAGCCCGTCATGATGGTGCGCTCGCACTCCTCGTAGATGCGCAGGACCCGACCGCCGGCGGGCGCCCTGACCGGCGTCGGCTCACCTGGGGCCGAGCCCTCCGCTCCAGCCAGGGCGGCGCGCGCGCGGTCCACGTCGTGGGCCGCGGCCTCGGCCGCGCCGCGCGCCTGCTCGAGCCGGAGCGCGGCCGCGCGCTCTGCGGTCCCGGCCTCGTCCAGTCGCTGCTGCGCCACCGACCCGGGAACCTCCTGCTCGAGACGCTCCAGCCGCTCGAGCGACCGGCGGGCCTCGCCCCACAGCTCCTCCGCCTGTCCGACCGCCGCGCCGGCTGCATCCCGCGCCGCTTCGACGCTCCGGAGCGCTGCCGCCGCCTCGGTGCGCGCGCGCGAGTCCAGCGGCAGCGGGTAGACGCTCGCCACGACCTCCCCGGGCGCGATGGTGTCGCCGACCTCGCACTCGAGGCGCTCGAGCCGGCCGGTGACCGGCGCCGAGATCACGAAGCGGTCCCGCACTCGCGTCTCACCGTCCTCGTCGATCGTCACGCGCAGCATGCCACGATCGACCTCAGCCAGCTCCACCGACACCGGATCCGGGCGCATCACGAGGAGTACGGCCGCGACTACCGCGGCGAGGGTCAAGCCTATCCAGATGTGTCTTCTTGCAAGCCTCATGGCGACCTCATTCCCTTGTCTTCAGCACGCTGATAAGGTCGATGCGGTCCAGGCGGCGTCGCACCAGGAAGGCGGACAGGGCCGCCGAGGCCACCACGATCCCCGCCGCGAGCAGGTACGTCTCGGGCAGCATCACCGCCGGCAGGCGGAACAACTCGGTCTCGAAGCGAATCATTACCAGGAGCGTGAGCGCCCAGCCGAGCGTCAGTCCCAGCGGCAGCGCCAGCAGCACCAGAACCGCCTGCTCTCCGAGCAGCATGCGCGCCACCTCGCCGCGGGAGAAACCGAGCACCCTCAGGCTGGCGAGGTCGCGCCCCCTCTCGGAAAGCGCGATGCGGGCTTGGCTGTAGACGATCGCCACGACCAACACCGCGCCCAGGAAGAAGGTCGTGCTGAGCGCGATCGTGAAGCTCCGCTGGATGGTCTCGTTGAAACCCCGTACGACGGCCTCCTTCACCATCACCGAGGAGACGCCGGGCAGCAACTTGAGCCTACCGTAGAGCTCGTCCTGCGCAGACGCATCCACCCGCAGCCAGGCTCCGGAGACCGCCTGCGCTTCACCTAGCAGCCGATTGAGGCTCGCCGCCTCCATGTAGACGTCGCCTCCCATGAGCTCCTCGACCAGGCCAGCGACTACGACAGATTCTTCGGGTCGGTGACCCTCCGTGATCTCGATACGCACGGAGTCGCCGAGCCCTACTCCCAACTTGTCGGCCATCATGCGGCCCACGAGGACGCCGTGCGCGGGCGGCTGGTGCACGCGGTAGTCGGTGTCGACGATGCGCCGGAGCTGGCCCTGGGGCACGAGACCGATGATGGACGTGCGCCGCTCGCGGTGCTCGTAGGTGACGCGGGCCGGGCTGATCCGAACGGGCTCGGCCATGAGCACCCCCGGCAGATGCTCCAGCTCGGCCATTACGTCCGGCGATCGAGGCGCTTCGAAGAAGACCGCGATGTCGTCGCGCGAGGCCTGGCGGAACTGCAGGTCGGCGATCACGTCGATGGCGTCGAACATGGACAGGAGCGCGGTGAGCACGCCCAGCGCCAGGGCGATGCCCGCGGCGGTGCTGACCGACTTCCAGCGGGATCTGACCACGTTGCGGGCTATCATTCTGCCCGCCGGCGTCAGCGCCCGCCAAAGCCTCGAGCCCTCCCAGCGCCAGTGGCGGAATCGGGCCGGCGCGGGCGGCGCCATCGCGACCGCAGGGGCGATGCGCAGCACGCTGCGAATCGCCGCCAAAGCCCCCGTGAGCCCGGTCGCGAACGCGATCGCGACGGCAAACCAGACGACGGCCCAGGCCAACTCGAAGGCCAGTTCCGGGAACTGGTAGTAGCGCCCGTAAACGCTGGCCATGCCGTGCGCGAGCCGGATGCCCAGGACTATCCCCACCGCGGTCCCCGCCGCCACGGGCAGCAGCGCCAGTTTCAGGTAGTGCGACGCCACCGACCGGCCGGAGAACCCGAACGCCTTCATCAGGCCGATCTGCTCGCGCTCCATCCTCACCAGGCGCAGCATGCTCGTGTGCAGGAGGAAGGCGGTCACGATCAGAAACAACGCCGGGAAGAACGACGCGGTCACCTGTGTCTCCTCGATCTCGGAGGTGACGAACTCGTGCGACAGGTGGAGGTCGCGGCCGTACGCGCCGGTCCCTCCGTAGGGCTCCAGGGACTCGTCCACCTCCGCGAGCACGGCCGCCTCCGATGCGCCCTCGCGCAGATCCACGACGAGGTCGTTGAAGCCCCCTTCCATCTCGAACGCGGCGGCCATGGCGTCCTCGCCCATCCACATCGCGCCGAAGCGGCGGTTGTCCGGGAACATGCTCCCCAGGCCGCTGATCTCGTAGATGAACTCGGGCGAGATGGCGGTACCGACGATCGTGAGCTGCTCCCAGCGCCCGCTGATGTTGGCGCCGAGCGCGTCGCCCGGCCGGAGTTGGTTGGCGGCCGCGAAGGCGGCGCTCACCACGATCTGGTTGCGCCGGTTCGGCTCCGGCAGCCGGCCCGACCTCAGGTGCAGTCGATTCAACGCCGGGCCGCCGTCGATGGGCAGCGAGACGAGACGGCCGGTGGCGGGCTCGGCGAGGCCGGGGACGTCGACCAGGACGTCGCGCACGATGCGGGTGTAGACCTGCCCCACCCCGGCAATGTCCCCGATGCGGCCCTCGAGTGACTCCGGGGCGCGCACGGCATGGGCGAACAGCTCTCCGAAGCCGTAGTCGTCGTAGTAGGCCCGCTGGCTGTCGCGCAGGTAGCCGTGCATCGACCGCAGCATGATGAACACCGCGACGCCGCAGGCCGCCAGGCCGGCGACCGCGAAGAGCTGGCCCTTCAGGTGGGCCGCGTCCCGCAGGACCTTCAAGTCGAGGGTGCGCACGATCTCACCACTCGATGTCCGCGGGACTGGCTCGCACCTCGTTCTTCTCCTCGGCGACGATGCTGCCGCTGCGCATGCGCAGCACCCGGTCGGCGAGCGCGCCGATGGACGCGTTGTGGGTGACCACCACCGTGAGCGTGTCGGTCTCTCGGTTCACCTGCTCCAGCACCTCCAAGATGAGCTTGCCGGTCTCGTAGTCGAGCGATCCGGTGGGCTCGTCGCACAACAGCACGTCGGGCCGCTTGGCGACGGCGCGGGCGATCGCCACGCG
This window encodes:
- a CDS encoding HlyD family efflux transporter periplasmic adaptor subunit; protein product: MRLARRHIWIGLTLAAVVAAVLLVMRPDPVSVELAEVDRGMLRVTIDEDGETRVRDRFVISAPVTGRLERLECEVGDTIAPGEVVASVYPLPLDSRARTEAAAALRSVEAARDAAGAAVGQAEELWGEARRSLERLERLEQEVPGSVAQQRLDEAGTAERAAALRLEQARGAAEAAAHDVDRARAALAGAEGSAPGEPTPVRAPAGGRVLRIYEECERTIMTGSPILEIGDPAALEVVVDVLTEDATLLAEGAPALISAGPDADTLYGRIDLVEPSAFTKVSPLGVEEQRVNVVVAFDDAPVLLGDRFRVDASLVAWEASDVVRAPVSALFRSDGEWAVFVVAGNRARLRVIEVGHRGRRHAEVLNGLAEGEEVILFPSEILEDGVRVESVRR
- a CDS encoding FtsX-like permease family protein; translation: MRTLDLKVLRDAAHLKGQLFAVAGLAACGVAVFIMLRSMHGYLRDSQRAYYDDYGFGELFAHAVRAPESLEGRIGDIAGVGQVYTRIVRDVLVDVPGLAEPATGRLVSLPIDGGPALNRLHLRSGRLPEPNRRNQIVVSAAFAAANQLRPGDALGANISGRWEQLTIVGTAISPEFIYEISGLGSMFPDNRRFGAMWMGEDAMAAAFEMEGGFNDLVVDLREGASEAAVLAEVDESLEPYGGTGAYGRDLHLSHEFVTSEIEETQVTASFFPALFLIVTAFLLHTSMLRLVRMEREQIGLMKAFGFSGRSVASHYLKLALLPVAAGTAVGIVLGIRLAHGMASVYGRYYQFPELAFELAWAVVWFAVAIAFATGLTGALAAIRSVLRIAPAVAMAPPAPARFRHWRWEGSRLWRALTPAGRMIARNVVRSRWKSVSTAAGIALALGVLTALLSMFDAIDVIADLQFRQASRDDIAVFFEAPRSPDVMAELEHLPGVLMAEPVRISPARVTYEHRERRTSIIGLVPQGQLRRIVDTDYRVHQPPAHGVLVGRMMADKLGVGLGDSVRIEITEGHRPEESVVVAGLVEELMGGDVYMEAASLNRLLGEAQAVSGAWLRVDASAQDELYGRLKLLPGVSSVMVKEAVVRGFNETIQRSFTIALSTTFFLGAVLVVAIVYSQARIALSERGRDLASLRVLGFSRGEVARMLLGEQAVLVLLALPLGLTLGWALTLLVMIRFETELFRLPAVMLPETYLLAAGIVVASAALSAFLVRRRLDRIDLISVLKTRE